The window CCTCCGATCCACGTCGATCACGGGGGGCTTTTGGCGGGGGGTCCGGTCGAAATCGTCCGCCATCCGGTGGCGGATCTCCGTGGATTGCCAGACGGCGCGGATGCGGAGTTCCTGCTGAAGGTATTTCCCGATCGAGCGGGCCGCCCGCTGTCCGTCGGCAACCGCCTCGATGATGAGCCGCGGGCCGAAAGCCACGTCCCCGCCCGCGTACACGCCGGCCGCCGAGGTCGCCAGGCTCTCGCGCTCCACCCGGACCAATCCTCGCGCGGTCACATCGATACCGTCCTCCTCGTGAATCCAGGAAAGATCCGGCGCCTGGCCGATCGCATAGATGATCGTGTCGGCATCCAGCGTGAGCTCGCTTCCCTCGTGGAAGGAAGGGTTGAAGCGGCCCTGCTCGTCCCGGAGCGACCTCACGCGCAGCATCTCGAGGCCGGCCACCCTTCCTTCCCGGCCGAGAACCCTTTTCGGCCCGAGGGAACATTGGAGATCGATCCCTTCGAGCAGCCCCTCCTCGATCTCCCACTCCCAGGCCGGCATGTTCTCCCGGGACTCGAGGCAGACCATGCGCACCTCCCGCGCTCCCATGCGCAGGGCGCTTCGGGCCATGTCGAGGGCCGCCTCGATGTGTTCCCGGGTCTCGGAGACGGCGCCGAACTTCCGGAGTTCCTTCTCGTCCCCGATCCGGCGGACGGTGCGGGCGACGTCGACCGCCACGTTTCCTCCGCCGATCACGACAACCTTCTTTCCGAGGTCCACCTTGTATCCGAGGTTCGCATTCAGCAGGAAGTCGACCCCGCTGATCACG is drawn from Deltaproteobacteria bacterium and contains these coding sequences:
- a CDS encoding FAD-dependent oxidoreductase; this translates as DAILSMGVQIRYHAKLGRDFRLRDLREEGFDAVFVSIGSHRSHGLDIPGMDLDGVISGVDFLLNANLGYKVDLGKKVVVIGGGNVAVDVARTVRRIGDEKELRKFGAVSETREHIEAALDMARSALRMGAREVRMVCLESRENMPAWEWEIEEGLLEGIDLQCSLGPKRVLGREGRVAGLEMLRVRSLRDEQGRFNPSFHEGSELTLDADTIIYAIGQAPDLSWIHEEDGIDVTARGLVRVERESLATSAAGVYAGGDVAFGPRLIIEAVADGQRAARSIGKYLQQELRIRAVWQSTEIRHRMADDFDRTPRQKPPVIDVDRRTGISEVEVCYDEGHAHTEGSRCYRCNVNTIISSAKCILCGGCADVCPESCYRLVDVAQIRADEKIREILRARFGTDRPAGSAIIKDEKRCTRCGLCEKRCPTHAITMELFEEREALA